CCATGTCGGTACTTGCGACGGCCTTCAGCGCCCCGTTCGGAAGGACGCGCATCGTCTTGACGTGCGTCCCGCCGCCTTGTCCCGGACTCAGCGTGTCGACCGCGTAGACGAACGGCAAGCGCGGATTCGGCACGACCAGGGTCGAGGTCGAAATCGGCCCGCCGGGATTGAACGGCGATCCCTTCAGCTTCGCGAGCTGCCCGTTGCCGAGGATGCGGAAGACGGTGACGCCGCCGCCGCCGACGGCGGGCGCGTACAGCCACTTGCCATCCGGGCTGACCCGCGCCTCGTGCGTGATCGGACCCGTGTACCAGTTGCCGATCTGCACCAGGTTTCCACTGGGCAGGATGCGGTAGCCGATGACGTTGAAGGTGTCCTCGTGCGCGACGTAGAAGAAGCGGTTGTCCGGCGTCGTCATGCCGTTGACCGGGGTCATCCCCGTCGAAACCCTGCCGATCGGAAGCAACTTGCCGCCGGGTCCGATGCGGTAGCTCTTCACCGCGTTCTCGAAGGCACTCGTCACCCGGACGAACTTTCCATTCGGATCCACGGTCACCATCGGGGCAATCGTTCCGCCGAGTTGCTCCGCCGCGAGTCCAGTCCTGGCCAGAGCGCCCGACGGCGTGATCCGGTACGTGGCGACCTTGCCCATGCCCATGGCGGCGAACAGGTACTTGCTGTCCACCGAGGGCACCACGGTCACCGGCGGCATCGGGGTCGAGAATTTTTGAATCGGACGCAGCACGCCGGTATCGGACAGACGGTAGACCGTGATGGCGCTGTCGGCGACGTGGCTCACGTACACGGTGCGCCCGTCTTGGGCCACCTTCAGCGACATGCTCATCCTGCCGGTCGGATAGTGCCGGAGCAGACTCAGCCGCCCGTTGTCGTGCACCCGCATCACCGCGATCTGCCCGACGTCGATTCCGGCGACCAGCAGGAACTTCGACGGCTGGGCCGGATGTCCCGGGGCCGCTTGCCCGGGTGCCGCCGCAGCTCGATCAGCAGCCGCGGTGGGCGCGACGACCAATCCAACGATCAGGGCGAATACTGCGAACAGGCCACCGAAGATTTGGCGGGCCCCCATCCGTGACTTGCGCTTCATACTGCATTCCTTTATTCGTGTGCCGGGTCCGATTTGGGACGTCGACTTCCGTTGGTGAGACTTCAACTTGCTGATGATGTGGTCGTGACGGGCCGGGGCGTCAGGCCCACATGCGGGTGACGACGGATTTGGTCTCGAGGAACTCGGCGATACCTTCCGGCCCGCACTCGCGCCCCCAACCCGACTGCTTGTATCCGCCGATGGGCAGCTGGACGCCGCCGGCCCGGTGGATGTTGATGTTGACGCGCCCGGCCTTCAACTTGCGGGCCACCGTGAGCGCGTTGTTGATATCCCTGGTCCACACACTGGAGGCGAGTCCATAGGAGGTGCCGTTGGCCACCGCGACGGCCTCGTCGATCTCGTCGTAGGACAGGACGCCCAGGACCGGCCCGAAAATCTCCTCTTCGACCACCGCCATCGACGGGTCGACATCGGTCAGGACGGTCGGCTCGTAGTAGTAGCCCTTGTCCCCGACGCGCCGGCCGCCGCTCAAGACGGTGGCTCCGGCCTCGCGGCCCTTCGCCACATAACCCTCGACGCGGTCGAGTTGGCGCTGCGAGACCAGCGGCCCCAATTCGACTCCCGGCTCGGTGCGGTAGCCGATCTTCATCGCCTTGCCCGCTTCGGCCACCCCCTGCGCGACCTGGTCGGCGATGTCGGAGTGCACCAGCAGGCGGGTGCCCGCGGTACAGATCTGGCCGCTGTTCCAGAACATGCCGACCGCCAGCGCGGGCACGGCGGCGTCGATGTCGGCGTCGGGTAGCACGATCATCGGCGACTTGCCGCCGAGTTCGAGCGAGAGCTTCTTCAGGTTGCCCGCGGCGGCCTGCACGATCTGTTTGCCGACGGCGGTGGAGCCGGTGAAACTCACCTTGTCCACCCCGTCGTGGGCGGTCAGTGCGGCGCCGACGACCGAGCCCAGGCCGGGCAGGACGTTGACGACTCCGGCCGGCACCCCGGCCTGTAGCGCGAGGGCGCCGAGGGCGAGGGTGGACAGTGGCGCCTCTTCGGACGGCTTGAGGATCGTGACGCAGCCGGCGGCCAGCGCCGGTGCGAGTTTCATGGCGTTGCCGATCATCGGCGCGTTCCACGACGTGATGAGCGCGGCGACGCCCACCGGCTCCTTTCGGGTGAAGCCCTGGAACCGCATCTCCGCCGGGCCGATCTCGGCGCTGACGCCGTAGACCTTGTCGGCCCATCCGGCGAAGTAGCGGTACATGTTGACCGCCTCGGTGATCATCGCCTTCGCCGTCGGCTCCGGCATGCCGACGTCCATGCTCTCCAGGCGCGCGAGCTCGTCGGCGTTCTCCGCGATCAGGTCGGAGAGCTTCCACATCACGGCCGAGCGATGCTGGGCCGACAGGCGCATCCACCGCTCCTCGTCGCACGCCCGGCGCGCGACCTCGACAGCCCGGTCGACGTCGGCGGCGGTGCCCAGCGCGACGGCACCGATCTGCTGTTCGGTGCCGGGATCGATCACCGGCAGCGTGCCGCCCTCGACTGCCGCCACCCACTCACCGTCGATCAGCATCGATTCCGGCTTCACCAACGCCCCGAAAACACCGTCCTGCGCCATCGCGGGCCTCCATCCACTCGGGCCACGAGACTCCTGGTACCGCGGCAAACGACCGATCCGGGTGTCGCCAACGGGGATCGGCCCGGATCATGATCCGACGCTAACGTGACGTGGGCCACGCAAATGTCCAATGTTCTGCACACCGTTTCCCACCGGTAGTGATAGGGATGGTGGTCGGTTGCGGGGGTCTCGATACGACTTCTCGGCTAGCGCCTCGAAGTCACTCGACCACCGTGTTGGGGACTCGCCGACCACCTGGCTGGGCTGCCCGGTGGGGTGTTGAGGACTCGCCGACCATCTGGCCGGGCTGCCCGGTCGGTGTTGAGGACTCGCCGACCATCTGACTGGGCGGTCCGGTGGGTGGTCGAGTGCCGGGTGAGGCGAGGTCACTCGACCACCGTGTTGGGGACTCGCCGACCATCTGGCTGGGCTGCCCGGTCGGTGTTGAGGACTCGCCGACCATCTGACTGGGCGGTCCGGTGGGTGGTCGAGTGCCGGGTGAGGCGAGGTCACTCGACCACCGTGTTGGGGACTCGCCGACCATCTGGCTGGACGGTCCGGTGGGTGGTCGAGTGCCGGGTGAGGCGCTAGCCGAGAACGGTGTATCGAGACCCCCACCCAACACCGACGGCGGCACCCGCCGCGAACGGGTTGAGCTAGGCGCGCTGCGCGACCGTTCCGGTCATCTTCAGCGCCCGCATCCGGTTGTAGAGGGTCGACCGGCTGACGCCCAAGTGGACCGCGGCGCGCTGTTTGTTGCCGCCGACCGCTGCGAGGGCGTCTTCGATGGCCTCCCGTTCGGCGCGGCGCAGCGGAGACTCCGGGGCGGCGAACTCCCGATGCGTGGCGGGCAGATCGGCGACGGTGATGTCGCCGGCGGAACGACGGCGGACCGCCCCGTCGACGATCCGGCGCAGTTCGGTCAGGTTGCCCGGCCACGGCTGCGCCGACAGCACGTCGAGCGCCTCGGCGGTGAACCGCAACCCGGACAGCGGTGCGGCCTGCGACAGCATCTCGCGGGCGAGTCGCGGGATCTCGTGGCTGCGGCGGCGCAACGGCACCAATTCCTCGCGGTCGGCGCAGACCGCGACCAGCCCGGCATGTGCGCCGTGCAGGTGCTCCCCGGGGGTGGCCGTGAGCACGACCTCGCGCCCCGACGACTCGACCGCGCGCGCCAACAGCGCGGTGCCAGCCTCGGAGACGAACTGGATGTTCTCCAGCACCACCGCCGCACCCGGCGACCCGAGCAGGCGCAGCACGTCGTCGGTCCACCCGACCTCCCCGCCGCGCGCCACGTCGGCCGCATCGCGCACCGTCGCACCATCGCCGACGAGCATCCGGGCGCGATGGGTACGGCCGGTGCCCACCTCGCCGACGACCAGCAGCGGGAAGGCAACCGAGTGGTCTGCCGTGTCGCGCCGACGCGGGCCGCGGGCGGCGCCGACCAACTCCAGCAGGCTGCCGTCCACCCCGTCGATTCCGCTGCACCGCAGCCGCACCGCCTCGCCCGAGGCGAGGGTCAGCCGGTGTTCGGCCGAACCCGGCAGCACCGCCGCCTCCCGGGCGTAGGCCCGCAACGCGGCGTGGTCCTCCGGACCGATCATGTCCAGCGCCGTCGGGGTGGCGAGGGTGAGCCCCTTGGTCAGCGCGACGACCGCGCGCGACTTGCCCTGCGCCGCGTGCCGGAACGCGGCGAACAGCCTGCGGTGCGCGCTGGGCGACGTGGCGTGCAGTTGGTCGGCGACCTCCCCGGCGACGCGTCGGGCGAGCATCGGGTAGTAGCGGTTCTCGGCGTCGACCGGGCCGCCGAGCACCACGACGCCTTCGAGGCGCCGGGTGATCGGGTGGACGACCGGCTGGCCGTAGCAGGCGAAGTCTTGGAACGACGACAGGCCGTGCTCGGCGCCGCGGACGAACATCCCCTTGCGCAACTGGATCGGCGTGCCGATCGCGTTGACGCCGATCTCCTCCTCGGCGAGCAGGACACCGGGCCGCATACCCAGGCCGGTCATCCCGTCGACGATGGCGTGCGCACCGTCGAAGGTGACGGCCCGCGCCTGGTGATCGGCGGCCAACAGCACCACCGGCGTGTCGTCGAGATCCCCGACGGCACTCGCGATCGCGGTGGCCGCGGCCTCGCTATACGGCGTCCCCGATACCCCGTCCGGGTCGGCGCGGAATCCGTTCGTGGTCTTTGTCTCGGTCATGACGTTCACGGCAATCACCCATTCCGCCTCAGATGATCCGATGCTCTCGCAGCTCGGCCATTTCCGCAGGCGAAACGCCTGCCAGCTCCGTCAACACGGCTTCCGTGTCGGCCCCAAGCGCATGGGCCGCCTCGTCGATTGAGACCTGGGCTCCCGACATGCCGATCGGCACTCCCGGCGCCACCGCGTCCAGCGGCTCTCCGGTCACCCGCCGCAACGGGGTGATCGCGCCGCGTTGCGCCAACCACTCGTCGTCGAGGACTTCCAGCGCGGTTCGCACCGGCCCGCAGGGGACGCCGCGTCGCGTCGACAGCTCCTCGATGACTTCGGCGGTCGTGTGCTGCCGCGTCCACTCCTCGATGTAGTCGTTGAGCGCCGCGGCGTTGGCGGCGCGAGGGCCGCGGCCGACGAACCGGGGGTCGTCGGCGAGTTCGGGTCGGCCGATCGCCTCGACGAGGCTGACCACCCAGGCATCCGACGCAGCCGCGATCGAGACGTGCCCGTCCTTCGTCTCGTAGACGCCGAAGGGCGCGAGGCGGGTGTGCGAATTGCCCGAGCGCGGCGGGAACCCGCCCTGGCGCTGCAGGACGTCGAGGTGCTCGAACGGCAGCAGCGACGCCAGCGATTCCAGCATCGACACGTCGACGTGCTGCCCCCGCCCGGTCTTCTCCCGCTGGGTCAGCGCCGCCTGCACGCCGATCACCGCGTGCAGCGGGGCCAACAGGTCGGCGATCGGGAGACCGAAGCGCAGCGGCGGGCCGTCGACGTCGCCGGTCGTGTCCATCACGCCGGCGACCGCCTGCACGATGATGTCCATCGCCTTGGTGCCGGGGAAGGCGCTGGGGCGGCCGAGGCCGCTCAACGAGCCGTACACCAGTGCGGGGTTGATCGCGCGCAACGTCTCGTAATCGACGCCGAGCCGCTCGACGACGCCATCGCTGAGGTTCTCGAATACGACGTCGGCGTGCCGGACGAGTTCGTAGAAGAGCTCGCGACCCCGCTCGGTCTTGAGGTCGAGCTCGACGGATTTCTTGCCGCGACTGCGGGCCAGGACCGACAGCGAGACATCCCCCTCCTCGATCGCGCCGAGGTGCATCTCGCCGTCGGGGGTGGCGAACGGCGGGTTGAACCGCGCGATGTCGCTGCCGCCGGGGGATTCGATCTTGATCACCTCGGCGCCCAGGGCGGCCAGGATGAGCGTCGCGTACGGACCGGACAGCGCGACGGTGAGGTCGAGCACGCGAACGCCACCCAGGGGCCGCGAAGTGACATCGGTCATACCGTTATTTCTAACACTATCTTCGATTTTATGGAACCTGCTCAGGTCAACCGTCCCATTCGGCGGGTCCGGCGGTCGCCGATTCCGCGGATCGACCCCAGCCGACTACACGCCCCACGCCCGCGCCACGACGTCCACACCGAGGTGCTCGGTCGGCGGTCGCGCGGGCTCGCGCGCCGGTGTCGCGGAGAACCTCGGTGCCGGGTGGGGATGCTGTATCCCGTCGACGTCGGTGTAGACGCGGCGCGCGAGGTTGTGGTCGGCGGCGGCCGCTTCGGCGAAGTCCAGCACCGGCGAGACGCAGGCGTCCGTGCCGGCGAAGACCCGCGCCCACTCGTCACGCGTCCGGGTCTCGATCGTGTCGCCGATCAACGTGCGCAGCTCGTCCCAGCGGCACCGATCGGTCTGCTCCGGCCACGCGGACGTGTCGACGCCGAGGCCGGCCAGGAAGATCGCGTAGAAGTCGGGTTCCAGCGCGCCGACCGCCAGATAGCGCCCGTCGGCACAGCGGTACGTCTCGTAGAACGGCGCACCCGAATCGAGATCGTTCGTGCCCGCCTCGTCGGAGTACAGACCGCAGCCGCGCAGGCTGTGCAGTCGCGCGGTCAGCAGCGACACCCCGTCGACCATCGCCGCGTCGACGACCTGCCCGCACCCCGACTCGCGGGCCGCGAACAGCGCGCACACGATGCCGAACGCGCCGATCGCCCCGCCACCGGCATAGTCGCCGAGCAGGTTGATCGGCGGGCGCGGCGCCTCGCCGTGGCGGGCCATGGCCTGCAGGGCGCCGGATTGTGCGACGTAGTTGATGTCGTGACCGGCGTCGTGGCACCGCGGCCCGTCCTGCCCATATCCGGTGAGCCGGGCGTAGACGAGCCGCGGGTTGGCCGCGAGCGCGACGTCGGGACCGATGCCGAGCCGTTCGACGACCCCCGGGCGGTAGCCCTCGATGAAGGCATCGGCCTTGCCCATCAGCTCGAGCAGCCGCGCCTTCTCCTCCTCGGACTTGAGGTCGACGACGATCGAGTCGACGCCGCGGTTGACGACGTCGCGCTCGGGGGTCAGGCCCTTCGTCGTCGCGAGCGCGCGGGCGGCCCTATTCGACGGCCGGTCGACGCGGACGACGTGGGCGCCCATGTCGGCGAGCATCATCGAGACGAAGGGCACCGGCCCCATGCCCGCGAGGACGAGGACGCGGACTCCGCCGAGGGGTCCGGCCATCAGTACGACCGCGGGAGGCCGAGGACCTGCTGCGAGATGAAGTTGCGCACCATCTCCTGGGAGAACGGCGCGTTGGGGAGCAATCGCACCTCCCGGAGCAGTCGCTCGATGTGGTACTCCTTCGCGTACGCGTAGCCGCCGAGCGTGGAGAACCCGCGGTTGGCGGTCTCGAAGCCGGCCTCGGCGCCGAGGTACTTCGCGGCAGCCGCCTCGGGTCCGCAGGGCTTGTCCTCGTCGAACAGCCTGGCTGCGTTCATCGCCACCTGCCGGGCCGCCTGGATGCGGATCCAGGAGTCGGCCAGCGGGTGGGCGACGGCCTGGTTCTGCCCGATCGGGCGGTCGAAGACGACACGGTTCTTGGCGTACTCGGCGGCGATCTCCAGCGCGGCGCGCGCGATGCCGACGCCTTCGAGACCGACGACGATCCGCTCCGGGTTCAGTCCGTCGATGATGTAGTTGAAGCCGCGCCCGACCTCGCCGACCACGTCCTCGTCGGCGACGAACAGGTCATCGATGAAGAGTTCGTTGGTGTCGATCGCGGCGCGGCCCATCTTGTCGATCTCGCGCACCGTCACGTTGTCGCGGTTCATCTCGGCGCAGAAGATCGTCATGCCGCGCAGCGGGTGCTCCGGGTCGCGCGGCGAGGTCCGGGCCAGCAGCAGGATGCGGTGCGCGTTCTGGGCGTTGGTGATGAACACCTTCTGGCCGTTGATCTTCCAGCCGCCGTCGACCTTCTCCGCCTTGGTCTTGATGCGCGACGTGTCGACTCCGGCGGTCGGCTCGGTGATGCCGAAGGCCAGCAGCATCTCACCCGACGCGATCTGCGGCAGATATTTCTTCTTCATCTCCTCCGAGCCGTACTTGATGATCGGCGCGGGCGGGAAGACGTAGAAGTGGATGGCCGAGCCACCGCTCATCCCGGCACCGGAGGCGGCGATCTCCTCCATCATCACGCCGCACTCCTGCAGCCCCAGGCCGAGCCCGCCGTACTCCTCGGGGATCATCGCCCCCAGCCAGCCACCGGCGGCGAAGGCCTTGACGAACTCCCACGGGTACTTGTGGTTGCGGTCGCAGTCGAGCCAGTAGTCGTTGTCGTACTTGCGCGCCAGCTCGCTGACGGTGCTGCGGATCAGGTCCAAATCGGGGGCGTCGGTGGCCATGTTCTCTCCTGGTTGGCGTTCGGGGCCGGATGTCTCGCCGGATCGGCGGCGGTCCTAGCGGGTCGGGATGTTGTCGATCGGGGTGGTCGGGTCGAGCGCGGATAGGTCACCGGTGGGCTCGCCGAGGAACCGGGAGCGGATCAGGCGGCGCATGATCTTGCCGTTCTTGGTCTTCGGCAGCGTCGGCACGACGACGAGTTCCGGCGCGAAGCCCTTACCCGTGTTGCGCGCCGCGGTGCGTTCCAGATCGGCGGGATCGGCGTCGGCCGCGCGCGGCACGACGAAGGCGACGGCACGCATGCCGCGCGCCTCGTCGGGAACGCCGATGACCGCCACCTCGGCGATCCGCCCGTCCTTGAGGACGGCCGCCTCGATCTCGGCCGGGCCGACGCGGCGGCCGGACAGCTTGAGCGTGTCGTCGGAGCGGCCGTGGATCCGCCAATAGCCCTCCTCGTCGACGCTGGCGAGGTCGCCGTGGATCCAGACGCCGTCGAACCGGTCCCAGTAGGTGGCGAGGTAGCGATCGCGATCGCCCCAGAACGCGTGGGTCATGCCCGGGAAGGTGTTGAGCACCGCGAGTTCGCCGATCTGCCCGACGACGCGATTGCCCTGGTCGTCGAGGACGGCGACGTCGATGCCGGGCAGCGGATCGGTGAACGCGGCGGCCGGGGCCGCCATACCGGGATAGCCGATGATGAGTCCGCCGCCGACCTCGGTGCCGCCGGAGAAGTTGATGATCGGCCGGGTGCGCTGCCCGATCTCGGTGAACAGCCACCACCAGGTCGGCTCGTCCCAGGCCTCACCGGTGGAGACGAAGGCCTTCAGCGTGGGCACCTCGCGGACGGCGTCGTCGCCGGCGGCCCGCATGGCGCGCGCGGCGGTCGGGGCGATACCGGCGACGGTGACCTCGTTGCGGTTGAGGACATCCCACATCCGGCTGGGGGTCGGATGGACGGGAAGCCCCTCGATCATGACGATCGTCGCGCCCAGCTGCAGCGGCCCGGTGAACAGCATCGGCCCGACGAGCCAGCCGAGGTCGGTGATCCAGCTGACCGTGTCGGTGTCGTCGACGTCGAATCCGTAGGCGAAGTCGACCGCGCACTTGACGGCGAACCCGCCGTGGCTGTGCACGATCCCCTTGGGCCGGCCGGTGGTGCCCGAGGTGTAGACGAGGCACAGCGGGTCGTTCGACTCCGTCTCGGCGGTCTCGACGGCCGGGTCCTTCGGCAGCTCGTCGAAGTACACGTCGCGCCCAGGTGTCATCGCGACGTCGGTGCCCAGGTGCCGCACGACGACGACGTTGGTCACGCTCGGCGAGAGCGCCAGCGCCTCGTCGGCCGTCGTCTTCATCTCGACGGTCTTGTCGCGTCGGGTGGTGCCGTCGGCGGTGACCAGCACCTTGGCCTGCGAGTCCTGGATGCGGGTGGACAGCGCGTCGGCGGCGTATCCGCTGAACGTCGGCACCGCGACCGCGCCGAGCATCGCCGTCGCGAGGAAAGCGACGACGGCCTCGGGGACCACCGGCATGAAGAGCACCACCCGATCGCCCTTGCCGACGCCGAAGGCCGCGAGGTTGGCGGCGAATTCGCGCACGGCCAGGTCGAGTTCGCCGTAGGTCAGGGTGCGGCGCTGCCCGGAGTCGCCCTCGTAGACGACGGCGGTCTTCTCGCGCAGCGGTCCCTCGGCGTGCCGATGCGCCGTCAGCTGGGCGAGGTTGATGCGGCCGCCGGGGAACCATTTGGGGAAGGGCTTGCCCTCGGACTCGTCGAGGACCTTGGTGAAGGGCGCGGTGAAGTCGACGTTCAAGTCCTCGACGACGGCTCGCCAGAACCACTCCGGATCGGCGATGGCCCGCTCGTTCATCTCGGCGAAGCCGGCCCGGTCGCCGGAGTATCCCCAGCTGCGCAACGCGGCGAACAACCGGCTGCGCGCGACGACGTCGGGACCGGGCACCCAGTCGAGGGTGTCTTTGCTGTGGGCTCCCATAGTCGTCGCCTACTTCTCCAGCGAGGACTTCTTGATCATCAGGCCGACGCGCAAGGTGTCGCAGACGACCTCGTCGCGCTGGTTGATGCCCTGGTGGCGGAAGGTCACGATGCCCGAGTCGTCGCGCTTCTTCGACTCCCGCATCGCGACGATCTCGGTGCGCACCCGGATGGTGTCGCCGTGGAAGGTCGGCTTGGGGAACTTCGTCTCGGTGAAGCCGAGGTTGCCCAGCGTGGTGCCGTAGGTGGTCTGCTGCATCGAGATGCCGCACACCAGGCCGAGCAGGAACAGGCTGTTCACCAGGCGCTGCCCGTGGATCGAGTGCGACGAGTACTCCGCGTCCAGATGCAACGGCGCCATGTTCAACGTCATCGTCGAGAACAGCACGTTGTCGGCCTCGGTCACCGTGCGGCGCACCTCGTGCTCGATAACCTGTCCGACTTCGAACTCCTCGTAGTACAAGCCCGGCATGATGTGTCCTCTCGTGAGTGGGGAAAGCTGCGTTGATTACGGATTGTATATTATGCTTTACCGGACGTGGGTCGGATCACACAAGTTCGGTTTGTCTTGTGACGATCACACCGGGTAGGAACGGCAATAGGCTTTCCGACGCGGACCAGGGAACATCCGACAGGAGAGAGCACATGCCAGAAACCAGCCCAGCCATCGCCGGACCCGAGGTCGACGCGGAGGATTTCGCCCAGATCCGGGACTCGGTGCGCGAATGGGTCCGCACGCGCGTCGTCCCGCGTGAGGCCGAGATCGCCGACAACGACGCGATGCCCGACGACATCCGCCAACAGGCCAAGGACATGGGGCTGTTCGGCTTCGCCATCCCGCAGGAGTGGGGCGGCCTCGGACTCGACCTGGCCCAGGATGTCGAGCTGGCGATGGAACTCGGCTACACCGCACTCGCCCTGCGCTCGATGTTCGGCACCAACAACGGCATCGCCGGTCAGGTCCTGGTCAACTTCGGCACCGACGAGCAGAAGGCCACCTGGCTCCCCGGCATCGCCTCCGGCGACGTGGTGGCCTCCTTCGCGCTGACCGAGCCCGGCGCCGGCTCCAACCCGGCCGGCCTGCGCACCAAGGCCGTCCAGGACGGCGACGACTGGGTCATCGACGGCGAGAAGTGCTTCATCACCAACGCCCCGACCGCCAACCTGTTCGTCACCTTCGCCCGCACCCGCCCCGCCGACGAGAACGGACCCGGCATCGCGGTCTTCCTCGTCCCCGGCGACGCCGACGGACTGTCCGTCGCCCCGCATGACGCCAAGATGGGCCAACAGGGCGCCTGGACCTCCAACGTCTCCTTCAGCGGCGTGCGCGTCCCCGCCTCGGCGCTGGTCGGCGGCGACGTCGACACCGGCTACCGCGCCGCGATGATCTCCCTGGCCCGCGGTCGCGTCCACATCTCCGGCCTCGCCGTCGGTGCCGCGCAACGCGCACTCGACGAATCCCTGCGCCACGTCGCCGTCACCACCCAGGGCGGCACCCCCATCGGCGACTTCCAACTGGTCCAAGCCCACATCGCCGACATGCAGACCGGCATCATGGCCGGACGAGCCCTCGCCCGCGACGCCGCACAGAAATGGGTCACGGGCGAAGACCGTCGCATCGCCCCGTCGGTCGCCAAGCTCTACTGCACCGAAATGGTCGGCCAAGTCGCCGACAAAGCCGTCCAAGTCCACGGCGGCTCCGGCTACATGCGGGAGATGCCCGTCGAACGCATCTACCGCGACGTCCGCCTCCTGCGCCTCTACGAGGGCACCAGCGAAATCCAACGCCTCATCATCGGCGGCGGACTGGTCAAACAAGCCAAGAAGGAGGCCAAGGGCTGATGCCCAACACCTACGACATCGACGGTCCCGCCCTCGCGGACCGCAGCCTCGCCCACCGCGTCCGCACGGCCGCGACCTTCCTGTTCGTCCCGGGCAACCGGCCCGAGCGCTTCGAGAAGGCGATGGGGGCCGGCGCCGATCTGGTCGTCCTCGACCTGGAGGACGCGGTGGGCGCCGACGAGAAGGACGCCGCCCGTCGCAACGTCGAGAGGTTCGTCGCAGCCGGCAACGAATGCGTGGTCCGCGTCAACGCCCCCAACTCGGGGTTGCTGCGCGCCGATCTCGCCGCCCTCGACGGTCTGCGCTGCGCCATCATGGTGCCCAAGTCCGAGGATCCCGAACAGCTGCGCCGCATCGGTGCCGCTCGCGGGCTGGTACCGGTCATGATCGCGCTCGTCGAGACCGCGCGCGGCGTGGTGGACGCCGCCCAGATCGCCCGGGTGCCCGGCATCCAACGCCTCGCGCTGGGCAGCTTCGACCTCGCCGCCGAACTCGGCATCGACCCGGTCGACCAGCAGGCACTCGCCGCGACCCGCGGAAACCTGGTCCTCGCGTCGGCCGCCGCCGGACTCAGCGGACCGGTCGACGGCGTGACCGCCGCCGTCGACGACACCGACAAGATCGCCGCGGAGACCACCGCCGCCCGACGCCTCGGGTTCGCCGGCAAGCTGTGCATCCACCCGCGGCAGGTGCCCACCGTCGCATCGGCCTTCGCCCCGACGGAGGCCGAGCAGGTGTGGGCGCGGCGCGTCCTGGAGGCGATCGCCGAGGGCGACGGGGTGGCGGTCCTCGACGGCGAGATGATCGACAAACCCGTCCTCGACCGCGCTCAGCGCATCCTCGCCCGCACCGGCAGCTGACCTTCCCGCAACAACCCAGAACGGAATACCCACATGTCTGACGCACTCCTCTCCGGCAAGACCGCCGTCATCACCGGCGCCGCCCAGGGCATCGGCCTGGCCATCGCGAAGCGCTTCATCGCCTCCGGCGCGAACGTGGTCCTCGGCGACATGAACGCCGACGCGGTGGCCACGGCCGCCGCCGACCTCGGCGCCGACGTCGCGTCCGGCGTCGCCGCGAACGTCACCTCGGCCGACGATGTCGCGGCGCTGCTCAAGGCCGCCCAGGACCGCTTCGGTTCCGTCGACGTCATGGTCAACAACGCGGGGATCACCCGCGACGCCTCGCTGCGGAAGATGACCGAGGAGCAGTTCGACCAGGTCATCTCGGTCCACCTGAAGGGCACCTGGCTGGGCACCAAGCTGGCCGCGGAGATCATGCGCGAACAGGGCAGCGGCTCGATCATCAACATGTCGTCGATCTCGGGCAAGGTCGGCAATTTCGGCCA
This genomic interval from Gordonia sp. X0973 contains the following:
- a CDS encoding CaiB/BaiF CoA-transferase family protein translates to MTDVTSRPLGGVRVLDLTVALSGPYATLILAALGAEVIKIESPGGSDIARFNPPFATPDGEMHLGAIEEGDVSLSVLARSRGKKSVELDLKTERGRELFYELVRHADVVFENLSDGVVERLGVDYETLRAINPALVYGSLSGLGRPSAFPGTKAMDIIVQAVAGVMDTTGDVDGPPLRFGLPIADLLAPLHAVIGVQAALTQREKTGRGQHVDVSMLESLASLLPFEHLDVLQRQGGFPPRSGNSHTRLAPFGVYETKDGHVSIAAASDAWVVSLVEAIGRPELADDPRFVGRGPRAANAAALNDYIEEWTRQHTTAEVIEELSTRRGVPCGPVRTALEVLDDEWLAQRGAITPLRRVTGEPLDAVAPGVPIGMSGAQVSIDEAAHALGADTEAVLTELAGVSPAEMAELREHRII
- a CDS encoding helix-turn-helix domain-containing protein, with amino-acid sequence MTETKTTNGFRADPDGVSGTPYSEAAATAIASAVGDLDDTPVVLLAADHQARAVTFDGAHAIVDGMTGLGMRPGVLLAEEEIGVNAIGTPIQLRKGMFVRGAEHGLSSFQDFACYGQPVVHPITRRLEGVVVLGGPVDAENRYYPMLARRVAGEVADQLHATSPSAHRRLFAAFRHAAQGKSRAVVALTKGLTLATPTALDMIGPEDHAALRAYAREAAVLPGSAEHRLTLASGEAVRLRCSGIDGVDGSLLELVGAARGPRRRDTADHSVAFPLLVVGEVGTGRTHRARMLVGDGATVRDAADVARGGEVGWTDDVLRLLGSPGAAVVLENIQFVSEAGTALLARAVESSGREVVLTATPGEHLHGAHAGLVAVCADREELVPLRRRSHEIPRLAREMLSQAAPLSGLRFTAEALDVLSAQPWPGNLTELRRIVDGAVRRRSAGDITVADLPATHREFAAPESPLRRAEREAIEDALAAVGGNKQRAAVHLGVSRSTLYNRMRALKMTGTVAQRA
- a CDS encoding aldehyde dehydrogenase is translated as MAQDGVFGALVKPESMLIDGEWVAAVEGGTLPVIDPGTEQQIGAVALGTAADVDRAVEVARRACDEERWMRLSAQHRSAVMWKLSDLIAENADELARLESMDVGMPEPTAKAMITEAVNMYRYFAGWADKVYGVSAEIGPAEMRFQGFTRKEPVGVAALITSWNAPMIGNAMKLAPALAAGCVTILKPSEEAPLSTLALGALALQAGVPAGVVNVLPGLGSVVGAALTAHDGVDKVSFTGSTAVGKQIVQAAAGNLKKLSLELGGKSPMIVLPDADIDAAVPALAVGMFWNSGQICTAGTRLLVHSDIADQVAQGVAEAGKAMKIGYRTEPGVELGPLVSQRQLDRVEGYVAKGREAGATVLSGGRRVGDKGYYYEPTVLTDVDPSMAVVEEEIFGPVLGVLSYDEIDEAVAVANGTSYGLASSVWTRDINNALTVARKLKAGRVNINIHRAGGVQLPIGGYKQSGWGRECGPEGIAEFLETKSVVTRMWA
- a CDS encoding beta-propeller fold lactonase family protein, with translation MKRKSRMGARQIFGGLFAVFALIVGLVVAPTAAADRAAAAPGQAAPGHPAQPSKFLLVAGIDVGQIAVMRVHDNGRLSLLRHYPTGRMSMSLKVAQDGRTVYVSHVADSAITVYRLSDTGVLRPIQKFSTPMPPVTVVPSVDSKYLFAAMGMGKVATYRITPSGALARTGLAAEQLGGTIAPMVTVDPNGKFVRVTSAFENAVKSYRIGPGGKLLPIGRVSTGMTPVNGMTTPDNRFFYVAHEDTFNVIGYRILPSGNLVQIGNWYTGPITHEARVSPDGKWLYAPAVGGGGVTVFRILGNGQLAKLKGSPFNPGGPISTSTLVVPNPRLPFVYAVDTLSPGQGGGTHVKTMRVLPNGALKAVASTDMGLNTIDGPVAALAG